The genomic stretch AATATGCATGCTGCCAATCGCTTTTACCAGAAGCAAGGTTTCCGGCAGATGGACAAACCGCTGAACGAATCAGAGCATTATGCATGTGATGTTTGGTATATAAGAAATTTATAATCAGCAGAAAGAGGGTGGTCGTTTGCATTTTCAGCCGGTTATAAAACTGCTGGAGGAGCATGAGGTGCCCTATAGCATTGGCGGTTCGCTGCTTTTATTTCTAAAAGGACTGTCTGTCCAGCCGAATGACGTGGATCTGTTGGTAAAGCCAGAGAACTTTTCCCAAGCGAAACAAGTGCTGCAAAAACGAGCCGTTCAAATAGAGGATAAGCCGCCTCAAGGACGTTATATAACAAAAGCATGTACTACTTTTACCATGTTGGATAATATACAAGTAGATTTGATGGCCGACTTTGCTGTTACATATGAAGACGCTCTTTTCCGGATGCCTTTTACTGCAGTTAAGGAGCAAACGACTGCTGGTATATTGCCGCTTGGCAGCATGGAGGCTTGGTCTGTGATATACTGGCTGCTACCAAATAAGGAAGCAAAACGGAAGCTGATGGAGCGCTATTTCCAATTACATGGTCTTTCTAACCGTCACATTCTAGAGGAAGCGCGCAGGATAGGTATGCCGGCAAAAGCGGACCATGCAATAGGTAAGCTTCTGAATAAACGTAATTAAAATAGAGAGTATCCCAATGAAAATCCCTTTGTGAAGGGATTTTTTTGTTTGTTAACAAAGCTGTGACAGTTACGCCACAATTTGTTCAATATTTCACAATCTCGAATGGGAAAGAAGGAGTATACTAAATGTAACAGGACATTGTGATTAACTTCACAAAGTATCCGTT from Terribacillus sp. DMT04 encodes the following:
- a CDS encoding nucleotidyltransferase family protein, with the protein product MHFQPVIKLLEEHEVPYSIGGSLLLFLKGLSVQPNDVDLLVKPENFSQAKQVLQKRAVQIEDKPPQGRYITKACTTFTMLDNIQVDLMADFAVTYEDALFRMPFTAVKEQTTAGILPLGSMEAWSVIYWLLPNKEAKRKLMERYFQLHGLSNRHILEEARRIGMPAKADHAIGKLLNKRN